TTGGACGACGCTCGCGAAACGGTGCGCCGCTACTGCGATCAGTTCCAGGCCCTGATGGAGCAGTTCCCGGGTGATCTGGAGAGCCCGCGGATCCGTTGCTGACCGCGTAGCCCCGCCATCCCACCGTCGCCGGATCTGGGTTAGAGTCCTCCGGTGGCTATCGAACAACAACCCGCGCCATCCGAATACGCTCGGCGTCTCGAGCGCTGGCGGATCCAGCGACAGACCCTCGAGCAGACCGAACTTGGTTGGTCCCTGACCCGCGTCGCCCTGTTTGTCGGCGCCATCGCGCTGTCGTGGCAAGCGTTTTCGGTTCGAAGCGTCCACGGTGGGTGGCTCCTGGTTCCGTTGGTGTTGTTTCTGCTGGCCATGACCGCTCACGATCGGGTCATCCGCCGTCGTCGCCAGGCACAGCGCGCCGAGACGTACTACCGGAAAGGCATCGCGCGGTTGGAAGGACACTGGGCGGAGCAAGGGGACGACGGCGCACGCTTCCGTGACGACAGCCACCCATATGCCTCCGACCTGGATCTGTTCGGCGGCGGGTCATTATTCCAACGTCTGAATCAGGCTCGCAGCGAAATCGGCAAGCGTCGCCTGGTCGATTGGCTTCGCGATTCCGAGACGGTCGCGACAATCCAGAGACGACAGGAGGCCGTCCGCGAGTTGGCCGCGGCGCATGATATTCGCGAGTCTCTCGCGATCGTCGGGGAGGACGTCGAGGGTCCCGTCGATCTCGTCGGGTTGGAACGATGGCTGGCCGATCGATCCCCGCCCCGTCGTGGTCTCGCGTGGGCCGCCGCAATCCTGGCGCTCAGCAACGTTCTAACCTTGGCGTACTGGTGGTCTCCGCTGATCGATGGCGTGCAGCCGCTCGAGAAGTTCTGGGAGATGTCGCCGGCGTTTCTGCTGTCGGCGTTCGCCTCGCTGCTGGTCGCGGTGGTCCACCTTCGTCGAACACGGCAGATCCTCGGCGGCGTGGGGCAGCCCGCGATGCTCCTTGAACTGTTTACGGCGCTTTTGACCAGAATCGAAGAACAGACGTTCACGGCGCCCCGGCTGCGCGAGCTCCAGTCGCGGCTGGCGGTAGCAAAGGGCACGGGCTCCGCGTCGCGGGCGATCCGTCATCTGCGTCTTCTGGTCGAGGTTGAGGAATCTCGATCCAACATGATCCTCTCGGGATTGGGTGGCTTGACCCTACTCGGCACCCAGCTGGCCCTCGGCATGGAGCGATGGCGCTGTCGTCATGGTGGAGACGTGCTCGGCTGGCTCGACACACTCGCCGAGTTCGAGGCCACGGCATCGCTTGCGACTTATCGTTTCGAACGGCCCGACGATACGTTTCCAGAGCTACGCGAAGACGGCCCGCACTACGAAGCCCAGGAATTGGGGCATCCGTTGATCGATCCCTCTGTCTGCGTACGAAACGACCTCATGCTGGGTTCCGAGCATCGCCTGTATCTTGTGAGCGGGTCGAACATGTCGGGCAAGAGTACGTGGTTGCGGAGCGCGGGCATCAACGCGGTCCTGGCTCTCTGTGGGGCGCCCGTCTGCGCCCGGCGGATGACGATTTCGCCGCTCAGGGTGGGGGCGTCGATGCGCACGATCGATTCGCTGCAGGCTGGCCTCTCCCATTTCTACGCAGAGATCAAACGACTACGCTTCCTCGTTGATCTGACAGCGGGCGATCAACCCGTCCTGTTTCTACTCGACGAGATCCTCCACGGGACCAACTCCCACGATCGACGGATCGGCGCCGATGCGCTTGTGCGCGGGCTCGTCGAGAAGGGGGCGATCGGGCTGGTGACGACTCACGATTTGGCCCTCGCACAGATCGCGACCGCCCTGGCGCCCAGGGCACGCAACGTTCATTTTGCCGACCGACTCGAGGACGATCGCGTCGTATTCGACTATCGACTTCGGGACGGCGTCGTCGATCACAGCAATGCGCTGGCTCTCATGCGCGCGATCGGCCTCGAGGTCTAGGGCACCGGCAGGGCGCGCCGGTCCGCGAGAATTTTCTGGGTTTCGACTCTCCGAACTGGAAAGATAGTCTCGACGCACCCCGGCAAGAGGAGCCCTCCATGATCGAAGTCCGGAGCCTGCAAAAAAGTTTCGGATCGATCCACGCGGTCCAAGACCTATCGTTCACGGTCAACGCCGGAGAGATCTACGGGTTGCTCGGGCCGAATGGTGCGGGGAAGACGACCACACTATCGATGCTTGCGGGGTTGCTCGAGCCCGACGACGGGACGGTTCGATTTGCGGACCTCGACCTGACGCGGGATCGCGACGCAGTTCAACGTCAGTTGGGGGTCGTCCCCCAGGAAGTCGCACTCTACGAGGAGTTCAGCGCCCGGGAGAATCTCCGCTTCTGGGGCGGACTCTATGGGTTGGCGGGAAACACGCTACAGGAGTCCGTCGAACGAGTCTTGCGGCAGGTCGGCCTGTCGGACAACGCAGACCGGCCGGTCCGTGGTTTCTCCGGTGGGATGAAACGGAGACTCAATCTCAGCCTGGGTCTGGTCCACGAACCGAAGATTGTGATGCTGGACGAGCCCACCGTGGGTATCGATCCGCAGGCCCGACACAACATCCTCGAGGTTGTTCGTCAAATCGCGGAGCAGGGAACGACCATTCTGTACACGACTCACTACCTGGAAGAGGCCGAGACACTCTGTGATCGGATCGGGATTCTTGACGAGGGTCGCCTTCTGGCCGACGGCACGCTCGAGGAACTCAAGCGGGAGGCCGGGGAGGGCGAGTGGATCACGGTTAGCGGGGACGATGTGGAGACGCGTCTTCGCAACCTCGTCGGCGAGGACCGCTCCGTTCGCTGGGTGAGCGGCGAACGGAATCGTGTAGTGCTGACGGCCATCGGCGAGGGACAGGCGATCCCGCTCCTGCAGAGGTTGCTGCGCGAGACCGAGGGCATCGACGGCGTGACCATCCAGCCGCCGAGTCTGAACGGGCTCTTCCTCAAGCTGACGGGGCGGGAGCTACGAGACTGATGCGCGTCGTGTGGCACCTCGTGCGCAAGGATCTCCGGAGACGGATGCGGTCGCCGTTGGCACCACTCCTGGTTCTGGCGTTCCCGCTGGTCTTCGCCGGGCTACTGGCGGCGACGTTCGGCAGTGACAACGAGCCGCGGCAGCCGCGAATCGACCTCTACGTCGAGGATCTGGATGACAGCGTGGTTTCCCGCGCCCTCCTGTCGGTATTGCAGTCGGAGCAAGCATCGGCGAACCTCTCCGTCAGCCGAATTGCGGCCGGCGCCGACAACCCGATCGAGGACGGCCGCGGAACGGCGTTACTTCGAATTCCAGAGGCGTTCGGTCAGGACCTGCTGGCGGGACGCCCCGTCCGTCTCGAACTGATCAAGAACCCGGCGCAGGGCATCCTCTCCGCTGCGGCAGAGCAGGGCAGTCATGTCCTCGCAGAGCTTCTCTCGGCAGCCTCCTTCGCTCTCCGAGAACCGTTGGATCAGCTTGGCGAATGGACGACGAAGGACGACGCGGAGCCGAGCGAGGCGCAGGTGCTCGGCCTGACGGCGTCGATCTATGCGGCGGTCGAATCCGCCGAGGTGTTCGTGCTTCCACCGGCGCTGACGCTGGAAACCGGGACGAATTCCGCGGACGACGACGAGGACTCCGTCAGCGGGTTCGGTTCGGTGTTCCTCTTCATCCTGCCGGGAATCTCCGTCTGGGCACTCTTCCTGGTGGGGGACATCGGCATGCGGGAGCTGATGACAGAGGGCAACACAGGTACGTTGCGACGACAGCTTTCTTCGCCGCTGTCTCCTCATCGATTGCTGGTGGCCAAGGCCGTCTATACCGGAGTGCTTGCGCTGGGGAGCCTGGTGCTGCTCTCCGTCATCGGCGCCGTGTTTGTGTCAGCGCCCATCGACCTGCTCGGCTATGGCGTCCTCTCGGCAGCGTTGGTACTGGCGATCGTCGGTTTCGCCGCAGCGATCTACTCCATCAGCGCGACGGAGCGGCAAGGAGCGACTCTGTCGTCGATCCTGATGTTGGCCTCTGCGTTCATCGGTGGCTCCTTCATCCCGGTCTCATCGATGCCGGAAGCCGTCCAACGGTTCGCACCCCTATCTCCGTTTTATTGGGGCGCGGATGGGTTCGGCCAACTGCTACGGGATGGTGCGCAACTTGGCGATATCGCCACGAATGTCGTCGTGCTGTCGTTGATCGGAGTCGTGTTACTTACCGTGGGTGGCCGCTTGTTACAACGTAAGCTCCTCAGAGGGCGGCTGGCATGAGAGTTATCTGGCTGCTGGCGCTCAACGATCTCCGGCTGACGGCGAAGGACCGTCCCGCGCTGATCTGGATGATCATCATGCCCATCGCCATGATGGCGTTCTTCGGCATGATGGGCGGTGGTGGATCCAACACGACGCCCTTGATCGCACTGACCATCGACAACCAGGATTCCGGTTGGCTCGGGGACGCGTTCGTTGCCGAGTTGGAGGCGCGTCAGCTCGAGATCACGTCGCTCGCCGACGTCGACGTCAACGCTGACGCGAACGCTGCGGAATCACCGGTGCGAGTCCTGCATCTGCCGGCGGGTCTCACCGACGGCGTGTTGGGTGGCGATCCGCAGACGCTGCGGCTGGAGACACGAGAAGACGCGTCCATGGACTTCACCTTTGCGGCGCAGGTCAACGTCTTTCGCGCGATTGTCACCACGCTGGGAAGGCTGGTGGAACTCGGACAGGGGGGTGGAGTTCCCGACGCGGACGGTTTTGCCCGGCTGGCCTCGCGAGAGCCGCTGGTCGCCGCCGATGTCTCCATGGCCGGGCGTGGGACGCCGGTGCCGTCGGGAACGGCGCAGAGCGTTCCGGGAATGCTGACGATGATGGTTATGATGATGACGCTGATCTATGGCGCGGTCTTTCTGACGCAGGAGAAACAGCAGGGCATGCTTCGTCGACAGACGGTGATGCCCTTCGGTCGTGGAACGCTTATCGCGGGCAAACTGTTCGGGCGTGTGCTGATCGGTGGTGTCCAGACGGCCATCCTGTTGCTCGCAGGTCGATTCCTCTTCGGTGTTCACTACGGCTCGTCGGGCGGTGCCCTGCTTCTGTTGCTGGTTTCCTACGTCGCTGCGGTTGCCGGGCTATCGACCTGGTTGGGGGCGGTGGCCCGTGACGCCGGGCAGGCGTCGGCCATCGGTTGGATCGGGTCCCTGGTGATGGCGGCCGTCGGTGGGTGTTGGTGGCCGGCGGAGGTGATGCCGGAGTGGATGCGTGCTGCGTCCCGCATCTTCCCCACCTCGTGGGCGATGGACGGCTTCCATCAGTTGATCTCGTTCGGGCACGGATTTGACGGGGTGTGGCTGCCGTCGTTGGCACTCTTCGGATTTGCGGCGGTCTCCGGGATTGCCGGAGCCCGCCACCTTCGCGTCGATTGAGATCCGTTCTTTACTGGCAGACACCCACGGACTGGGATGCACAGAGGCCGGAACCGACCTGCCGCTCCGCACCCTGGCTGTCCCGACCGTACGAGCCCTCTCGTAATGCGTTTCTCGGCACGACGAGGTAGTAGACGTTGCCTGCCGCTGTTGCCACCGTCTCGGACGTGAGGCCGCCGGTCGAACACTGGATCGACGAGTGGTCGTCGAAGAGGCCGCCAAGAGTTCCCGCATAGATGGCGTAATCGTCGTCGTTCGCACCGCACGACGCCGTCCAATCCAACTGGATCATGCCCCCCGACGGATTGACCATGAGCCCGACGACGTCACCTGCGGACGCGCTGACCGTCGTGTTGAAAAGCATCTCGTCGTCGCTATCGACGTCGCCATCGCGGTCCGTGTCGGAGATCGAGCACGGGTCGTCCGGCGTGAAGAACACTCCCGGGCCCGTGAAACAGCCCTGGAACCCGACGTGATCGTCCAGATCCACGTCGTTGTCTCCGTCGTGGTCGAACTCGACCCGTCCAAGTGAATCGAGGAAGGCGATCAACGCATCCTGATCGCTCAGGCTGAGCGCATTGAATGCCGCCGTCGACGTCGAGCCCTCGGAGCCCAGCGAGTCGTGAAGTGCGATCGCGTCGCGGGTTCGACTCTCGTGCGTCCCGCCGGCCACGCGACCGTCGTGCCAGATCGGATCGCGAGTACGGAAACCCCAGAGCGGAGGCGTGCGGATCTCTCTCTGCCCGCCATCACCCTGCTTGATGAAGTCTGCGTTCTGGCCCATGTCGTGCAGCAGGAAATCGGAGTACGGTCGAATGACCTTGGCGCGGAGCGCATCTTCCAGCGCCATATCATCACGCGTGACGAAGCCCGGCGTATGGCACGACGCACACGACACCGAGTTGAAGATCGCTTCGCCGGTCATTCCGTTTCGTGGGGTCTGCGGGGGTGGCG
This sequence is a window from Acidobacteriota bacterium. Protein-coding genes within it:
- a CDS encoding DNA mismatch repair protein MutS; amino-acid sequence: MAIEQQPAPSEYARRLERWRIQRQTLEQTELGWSLTRVALFVGAIALSWQAFSVRSVHGGWLLVPLVLFLLAMTAHDRVIRRRRQAQRAETYYRKGIARLEGHWAEQGDDGARFRDDSHPYASDLDLFGGGSLFQRLNQARSEIGKRRLVDWLRDSETVATIQRRQEAVRELAAAHDIRESLAIVGEDVEGPVDLVGLERWLADRSPPRRGLAWAAAILALSNVLTLAYWWSPLIDGVQPLEKFWEMSPAFLLSAFASLLVAVVHLRRTRQILGGVGQPAMLLELFTALLTRIEEQTFTAPRLRELQSRLAVAKGTGSASRAIRHLRLLVEVEESRSNMILSGLGGLTLLGTQLALGMERWRCRHGGDVLGWLDTLAEFEATASLATYRFERPDDTFPELREDGPHYEAQELGHPLIDPSVCVRNDLMLGSEHRLYLVSGSNMSGKSTWLRSAGINAVLALCGAPVCARRMTISPLRVGASMRTIDSLQAGLSHFYAEIKRLRFLVDLTAGDQPVLFLLDEILHGTNSHDRRIGADALVRGLVEKGAIGLVTTHDLALAQIATALAPRARNVHFADRLEDDRVVFDYRLRDGVVDHSNALALMRAIGLEV
- the ccmA gene encoding heme ABC exporter ATP-binding protein CcmA, encoding MIEVRSLQKSFGSIHAVQDLSFTVNAGEIYGLLGPNGAGKTTTLSMLAGLLEPDDGTVRFADLDLTRDRDAVQRQLGVVPQEVALYEEFSARENLRFWGGLYGLAGNTLQESVERVLRQVGLSDNADRPVRGFSGGMKRRLNLSLGLVHEPKIVMLDEPTVGIDPQARHNILEVVRQIAEQGTTILYTTHYLEEAETLCDRIGILDEGRLLADGTLEELKREAGEGEWITVSGDDVETRLRNLVGEDRSVRWVSGERNRVVLTAIGEGQAIPLLQRLLRETEGIDGVTIQPPSLNGLFLKLTGRELRD
- a CDS encoding ABC transporter permease, translating into MRVVWHLVRKDLRRRMRSPLAPLLVLAFPLVFAGLLAATFGSDNEPRQPRIDLYVEDLDDSVVSRALLSVLQSEQASANLSVSRIAAGADNPIEDGRGTALLRIPEAFGQDLLAGRPVRLELIKNPAQGILSAAAEQGSHVLAELLSAASFALREPLDQLGEWTTKDDAEPSEAQVLGLTASIYAAVESAEVFVLPPALTLETGTNSADDDEDSVSGFGSVFLFILPGISVWALFLVGDIGMRELMTEGNTGTLRRQLSSPLSPHRLLVAKAVYTGVLALGSLVLLSVIGAVFVSAPIDLLGYGVLSAALVLAIVGFAAAIYSISATERQGATLSSILMLASAFIGGSFIPVSSMPEAVQRFAPLSPFYWGADGFGQLLRDGAQLGDIATNVVVLSLIGVVLLTVGGRLLQRKLLRGRLA
- a CDS encoding ABC transporter permease, with product MRVIWLLALNDLRLTAKDRPALIWMIIMPIAMMAFFGMMGGGGSNTTPLIALTIDNQDSGWLGDAFVAELEARQLEITSLADVDVNADANAAESPVRVLHLPAGLTDGVLGGDPQTLRLETREDASMDFTFAAQVNVFRAIVTTLGRLVELGQGGGVPDADGFARLASREPLVAADVSMAGRGTPVPSGTAQSVPGMLTMMVMMMTLIYGAVFLTQEKQQGMLRRQTVMPFGRGTLIAGKLFGRVLIGGVQTAILLLAGRFLFGVHYGSSGGALLLLLVSYVAAVAGLSTWLGAVARDAGQASAIGWIGSLVMAAVGGCWWPAEVMPEWMRAASRIFPTSWAMDGFHQLISFGHGFDGVWLPSLALFGFAAVSGIAGARHLRVD